In one window of Dokdonia sp. PRO95 DNA:
- a CDS encoding phosphatase PAP2 family protein — protein sequence MDQLIQYDQEFFLFLNGLGSPTWDQFWLIVTNKLSSIPLYALLLFFIYKKFGVKGTLITVVAVALLITCVDQLANAFKHGFERPRPCRVEDFKGIIRYVAERCGRYGYYSAHAGNSMAVAVFAGLALKSTHKNLIFILLFWSAMVGYSRIYVGVHYPGDVLTGWVIGAIIGFAIYKLQQWAVAKWA from the coding sequence GTGGACCAACTTATCCAATACGATCAAGAGTTTTTTCTTTTCCTCAACGGTTTAGGATCACCTACGTGGGATCAATTCTGGCTTATTGTTACAAATAAGCTTAGCTCGATTCCTTTATATGCCTTGCTACTCTTCTTTATTTATAAAAAGTTTGGTGTAAAGGGAACCTTGATAACAGTGGTAGCGGTTGCGTTACTCATTACGTGTGTAGACCAACTAGCAAATGCTTTTAAGCATGGTTTTGAAAGACCACGTCCTTGTAGGGTAGAAGACTTTAAAGGAATTATAAGATATGTAGCAGAGCGCTGTGGGCGCTATGGTTATTATTCTGCGCATGCGGGTAATAGTATGGCAGTGGCTGTATTTGCAGGACTAGCTCTAAAATCTACACATAAAAATTTAATTTTCATACTGCTATTTTGGTCTGCGATGGTAGGTTATAGCCGTATTTATGTAGGTGTTCATTATCCAGGTGATGTGCTTACAGGTTGGGTAATAGGAGCGATTATAGGCTTCGCAATCTATAAGTTACAGCAGTGGGCTGTAGCAAAGTGGGCTTAA
- the meaB gene encoding methylmalonyl Co-A mutase-associated GTPase MeaB, producing the protein MSDKNTSINKSINPAFYKKSKRQGTIDVSQLAQLLIAGNITALSQGITLIESSVQEHQVKAQQLIELCLPHANKSVRLGITGVPGVGKSTFIESLGNYLTDQGKKVAVLAVDPTSSVSHGSILGDKTRMYELSQNPNAFIRPSASGDSLGGVARKTREAIILCEASGFDTIIIETVGVGQSETVVHSMVDFFLLLKLAGAGDELQGIKRGIIEMADTIVINKADGGNEKAARLARSAFAKALHLFPPKPSNWAPKVITCSALEHSGISDSWDLVSDYCNHTKASGYFSKKRAEQNKFWLLQTIENTLKDTFYNNKDVKSTLPEILEKVACGEVSPFKAAKSLIATADS; encoded by the coding sequence GTGAGCGACAAAAACACATCCATAAACAAGAGTATTAATCCTGCATTTTACAAAAAAAGTAAAAGGCAAGGCACTATTGATGTATCACAACTGGCCCAGCTATTAATTGCTGGTAATATCACTGCATTATCACAAGGAATCACTTTAATAGAAAGCTCGGTTCAAGAGCATCAAGTAAAAGCACAACAACTTATAGAACTGTGTTTACCTCATGCCAATAAGTCTGTTAGATTAGGAATCACAGGTGTTCCTGGTGTAGGTAAGAGTACGTTTATAGAAAGCTTAGGAAACTATCTTACAGACCAAGGTAAAAAAGTAGCTGTACTTGCGGTAGACCCTACGAGCTCTGTTTCTCATGGTAGTATCTTAGGTGATAAAACGAGGATGTATGAGCTATCTCAAAACCCTAATGCATTTATACGTCCTAGTGCTTCTGGAGATTCTCTAGGTGGCGTTGCTCGTAAAACTAGAGAGGCAATCATATTATGCGAAGCCTCAGGCTTTGATACTATTATTATTGAAACCGTAGGTGTAGGTCAGAGTGAGACGGTAGTACACTCTATGGTTGATTTCTTTCTACTACTAAAGCTAGCAGGAGCAGGAGATGAATTACAAGGAATTAAACGCGGGATTATAGAAATGGCAGACACCATTGTAATCAATAAAGCAGATGGTGGTAATGAAAAGGCAGCACGGCTGGCTAGATCTGCTTTTGCAAAAGCATTGCACCTTTTCCCTCCAAAGCCTAGCAATTGGGCTCCAAAAGTTATTACTTGTAGTGCCTTAGAACATTCAGGAATTTCAGATTCTTGGGACTTAGTTTCAGATTACTGTAATCATACAAAGGCCTCTGGATATTTTTCCAAGAAAAGAGCAGAGCAGAACAAGTTTTGGCTATTACAAACTATAGAGAACACTCTTAAGGACACATTTTATAATAACAAGGATGTGAAGTCAACGCTTCCCGAGATTCTTGAAAAAGTGGCTTGCGGCGAGGTATCACCTTTCAAAGCTGCAAAATCACTGATAGCAACCGCCGATTCTTAA
- a CDS encoding DUF2383 domain-containing protein, translated as MKHLDLSYEKLNDLLDECFWAERRYFNAAEDIQITEYKRFLSHESVNRNRFCHKIVERMSQEGIEPSRLDIVKGNSNRDWIEVKAALENSKPKYLIGECMVQDEVVLNLLKDIIDDGWLPVNILEVLVPMEFQMKQSHIELLKLKKKMKKKKQKAKEKKLKKKNSGVIDFKKMNASK; from the coding sequence ATGAAGCACCTTGACTTATCGTACGAAAAATTAAATGATCTACTAGATGAATGCTTCTGGGCAGAGCGACGCTACTTTAATGCCGCAGAAGATATCCAGATTACAGAATACAAGCGCTTTTTGAGTCATGAAAGTGTGAATAGAAATCGCTTTTGCCATAAAATAGTGGAGCGTATGTCGCAAGAAGGCATTGAACCGAGTAGATTAGACATCGTAAAAGGAAATTCTAATCGCGACTGGATTGAAGTAAAAGCTGCGCTAGAAAATAGCAAACCAAAATATCTTATAGGAGAATGTATGGTACAAGATGAAGTTGTACTTAACTTACTTAAAGATATTATAGACGATGGATGGCTTCCAGTAAATATTTTAGAAGTACTTGTACCTATGGAATTCCAGATGAAGCAATCACACATCGAACTCTTGAAGCTCAAGAAAAAGATGAAAAAAAAGAAACAAAAGGCAAAAGAGAAAAAACTCAAGAAGAAAAATTCAGGAGTTATAGATTTTAAAAAAATGAATGCTTCAAAATAA
- a CDS encoding sigma-70 family RNA polymerase sigma factor — MLVTEIIEKCKTNDRKAQLQLYNKYCDGMYHVAFRFLKNSFEAEEAMHEGFINAFAKLHQFTGEVTFGAWLKRIVINKSLDMIKAKKAVIIPLNEEVMGKVDDDDGWDVGDDVTIEHVKNVISELPEKYKFPLMLFLIEGYDHQEISEILQITEVASRTLVHRGKKKLQQQLKTLNYGTGY, encoded by the coding sequence TTGCTAGTTACTGAAATCATAGAAAAATGTAAAACTAATGATCGCAAGGCACAGCTGCAGCTGTACAATAAGTATTGTGATGGTATGTACCACGTCGCCTTTAGATTTTTAAAAAATTCATTTGAAGCAGAGGAAGCGATGCATGAGGGGTTTATAAATGCCTTTGCAAAGCTGCATCAGTTTACTGGAGAAGTCACCTTTGGAGCCTGGCTTAAGCGTATCGTGATTAATAAAAGTCTCGATATGATCAAGGCAAAGAAAGCAGTGATTATCCCGCTTAATGAAGAGGTAATGGGCAAAGTGGATGATGATGACGGTTGGGATGTAGGAGACGACGTTACTATAGAACATGTAAAAAACGTTATCAGCGAACTTCCTGAAAAGTATAAATTTCCTCTTATGCTATTCTTAATAGAGGGTTATGATCATCAGGAAATTTCAGAAATATTACAGATTACAGAAGTGGCTTCAAGAACGCTGGTGCACCGCGGGAAGAAAAAACTTCAACAACAATTAAAGACGCTTAATTATGGCACAGGATATTAG
- a CDS encoding peptidoglycan DD-metalloendopeptidase family protein translates to MNNTFLSSLTQQFTPIINPTFQKEDYFPLDLSTANKDLDIDMLTRPHDHHDFLQAYLAQNDAKVAYGGYLEQRPLYDRSDYFQATDPKDKRNIHLGIDLWCDEGTGVLSPLEGEIHSFKRNENFGDYGPTIILKHKIGEHTFHTLYGHLSLSSLEGKEVGQKVAAGELIATLGAPDINGDYAPHLHFQIVIDMEGKEGDYAGVGSQNTLDFYKNNCPDPNLLLKIY, encoded by the coding sequence ATGAATAACACTTTTTTAAGTTCGCTCACACAGCAATTCACACCCATCATAAATCCTACCTTTCAAAAGGAGGATTACTTTCCATTAGATTTGTCTACAGCCAATAAGGATCTAGATATTGATATGCTCACGCGGCCGCATGATCATCATGATTTTTTACAAGCGTATCTCGCACAAAATGATGCTAAAGTTGCTTATGGTGGCTATCTGGAGCAGCGTCCACTATATGATCGATCAGATTATTTTCAAGCTACAGATCCAAAGGACAAGCGTAATATCCACCTAGGAATTGATTTGTGGTGTGATGAAGGTACAGGGGTGCTCAGTCCTTTAGAGGGTGAGATACATAGTTTTAAGCGCAATGAGAATTTTGGTGATTATGGTCCTACCATAATCTTAAAACATAAGATAGGGGAGCACACATTTCACACCTTGTATGGCCATCTGAGTTTGTCTTCTCTAGAAGGTAAGGAAGTAGGGCAAAAGGTGGCAGCAGGTGAGCTTATAGCAACTTTGGGTGCTCCAGATATTAATGGTGATTATGCGCCGCACCTGCATTTTCAAATTGTGATAGACATGGAAGGCAAGGAAGGAGATTATGCAGGCGTAGGAAGCCAGAATACCTTAGATTTCTACAAGAATAACTGCCCAGACCCTAATCTGCTATTAAAAATTTATTAA
- a CDS encoding Cof-type HAD-IIB family hydrolase, with the protein MENTIKILCSDIDGTLLNKERWLSEETVYAFAKAGLPLILASSRPPQAMRYLQEGLGNLGESLIAFNGGLIIGKDNTVIESNTFPTSLLDNLVRHHAEHTYNLSIYSHEHWFTDREDEWSLREINNTSATPVYQTALESLDFLNKEHLGIHKLMCMGKPEELDEIIELLTPAYKDTVHFYRSKDTYLEITPKNIDKATALKKLLLAQYGYEMSEVMAFGDNHNDDELIKKVGLGVAVANATDTLKSLADYVSPFTNKEHAVAQAINKFLIAD; encoded by the coding sequence ATGGAAAACACTATAAAAATACTATGTTCAGATATAGACGGTACGTTATTAAATAAAGAGCGCTGGTTAAGTGAAGAGACTGTTTACGCTTTCGCGAAAGCGGGATTACCCCTCATTCTAGCATCCTCAAGACCGCCGCAAGCTATGCGGTACTTACAAGAAGGTCTGGGCAACCTAGGTGAGTCTCTAATAGCTTTTAATGGCGGGCTTATTATAGGCAAGGATAACACGGTTATAGAAAGCAACACCTTCCCTACTTCGCTACTCGATAACTTAGTACGTCATCACGCTGAACATACTTATAACCTAAGTATTTATAGTCATGAACACTGGTTTACAGATAGGGAAGATGAGTGGAGCTTGCGCGAAATAAACAATACCAGTGCAACTCCAGTATATCAAACAGCCTTAGAAAGTCTCGATTTTTTAAACAAGGAGCATCTTGGAATCCATAAACTCATGTGTATGGGTAAGCCAGAAGAGCTTGACGAAATTATAGAACTTCTCACGCCCGCTTATAAAGATACCGTACACTTTTATCGCTCTAAGGATACGTATCTCGAGATCACTCCAAAAAATATAGACAAAGCAACTGCTTTGAAAAAACTTTTACTAGCCCAATATGGCTATGAGATGAGTGAAGTAATGGCTTTTGGCGATAATCATAATGACGATGAACTCATAAAAAAGGTAGGACTAGGTGTTGCAGTAGCAAATGCCACAGACACCCTAAAGTCACTAGCAGATTATGTGAGTCCTTTTACAAATAAAGAACACGCCGTTGCGCAAGCGATTAATAAATTTTTAATAGCAGATTAG